Part of the Citrus sinensis cultivar Valencia sweet orange chromosome 2, DVS_A1.0, whole genome shotgun sequence genome, ACCACCAGATCTCCGGTAGTGGAGCAGGAGGTAGGGTAATtgcttaccagcctcatcagaggccgccacagtatcagcgcagcagggcgccacctcctcgttccccagccagggagccttggagaagACATGATCCGGCATCCGGCGATCTTCATCAACATTCCCACGGTAGCAGGACGAGCAGACCAGAAGCACTCCCACCGCCCCCAACTCACAGTGGggcaaacagagaaagagcagTGCATCTGGTCGACCAGAACCAGGACTATGGGCGGTACACTCCCTTGAAGATGCCCCTGGATGaggtgtacgaggccataaagggtcgagggctgctgcacctccctacaccaataacaaagctacccaacaggagggatagaggacgttattgtaagttccatggcacccatggccataccacagcagagtgtagagatctcaagacccaggtcgaagatttggtgagaaatcggtacCTGGACGAGTTTATGGATGGGACTTTCCCGATGGTGGCCACAACGGAtgaaggggagcagagtgaAGGAATCTTGAGACGCGAGCCGCCCGCAGCGAGGGTGATAGCTGGGGGCCCAACGTTAGCCGGAGATTCGAACAGatcgagaaaaaattatgccagatacgccatgaccagtaaagagatactcttcaacaccccagcagccaaacgagcaagggtcaggcaagtgccaatcatgtggacggatgaggatgaggaagggattctatacccccacgaggacgctttagtcatcaaggctacgatcgctagcaagaagtttgaccggATACTGGTTGATACGGGGAGCTCAGTTGATGTGCTATTTAAATCAACTTTGGAAGAAATAGGAATAGCCGACCGGAAGTTGGAATACACCAACacctccttgaaggggttCGGAGGAGGGAAGCTGGTCCCTCTGGGCGTGGTCGAACTGCCTATCACAATCGGGGGCCCCCCGACAGAAAGAACAATGATACTGGACTTCGTCGTAGTGGACGAGGaaggtccttaccagatgatcctaggtcggccatttttaaggatgagcaaagcggtgctgtccaaccattatctggctctgaagtaccgggtgaatggggtagtcggagtggtacgaggagaccagaggatcgcaagaagctgctactcctcggcagcaagggaggcgatgcagataacatccctcgatacccgagtggaaaacaagaCTGGCAGACAAGAACCCGTAGAGGATCTGGAAACAGTAAGCATGGGACCAGAGAACTCGGGAAAGACGATCAGAATCGGGTCGAGACTTGAGGGAGAGCAAAAGCaggagttggtgaaatgcttacaggcTCACGCCGACGTGTTTGCCTGGACACATGAGGACATGCCAGGGATTGACCTAgaggtagcatgtcataggctggcaataaagaaaggtgctcgggcagtaaggcagaagaggaggtgcttcaaccaggagaggtatgaggctGTAAATGATGAGGTGGAGAAGCTTCTGAGAgcagggttcattcgggaagtcaATTACCCAGAGTGGATATCAAATGTGgtgttggtaaagaaggcaaacggcaagtggaggatgtgtgtggatttcacagacctcaataaggcgtgcccaaaagacagcttccctttaccaaagatcgatcagctagtagattcaacggctggacatggtctgcttagcttcatggacgcattctcgggatacaaccagatccccatgtacgagccggatgaggagagcacggctttcatcactaaccaaggtctgttctgttacagggtgatgccattcggtctcaagaatgctggggccacctatcaaaggctggtgaataaagtctttaagcccttgatcgggaaaaccatggaggtgtacgtggacgacatgatcaccaagtcCAAAATCCCGAAGGAACATGTCAGACATATCGAGGAGACGTTCGagcttttgaggaagtataagatgaagctcaacccggagaagtgtgcttttggggtcgagtcagggaaattcctgggattcatggtgagccatagggggattgaagcaaatcccgagaagatccaggcgattgtgcaaatgacgtctcctcgaaacctgaaggagatgcaGAGCCTCACGGGGAGGCTGGCGGCGTTGAgcagattcatatccaaggctacagataagtgtcagccattctttcaagtgataaggaggggaaagaaaacgGAATGGACCCCAGAATGCGAGGAAGCCTTCCGGAACTTGAAGCATTACTTGCAGCAAGCTCCGCTACTGTCCACACCGAGGGATGGGGACAAGTTGAATCTGTATTTGGCGGTATCTGATCGGGCCGCCAGTTCCGTTCtagtgagagaggaagaaggaattcagtatccgatatactacaccagcaaggccctgctcgacgctgagaccagatacccaacgatggagaaatgggcactggcccttgtggttgctgctcgGAAGTTGAGGCCGTACTTTCAAGCATTCCCGGTCTCGGTAATAACCAACCAGCCATTGCGTCAAATTCTGCACAAGCCAGATGCCTCTGGTCGGCTCGTCAAATGGGCTGTAGAGCTGAGCGAATTCGACATAGACTATAAACCCCGCGCGGCGATAAAGGCCCAGGCAATGGCCGATTTCGTAGCTGAGTTCGCGGAGCCCGAAGTATGCTTGGGTCAGCAAGATGCAGATATAGGCAACGACGAAACTCAAGTATGGCAGATATCTGTGGATGGGTCATCAGGAGAGCGGGGTTCAGGAGCAGGGATTGTCCTGGAAGGCCCAGAGGgggaggagatctcttatgctgtaaagttggaatttgcaGCCACAAATAATCAGGCAGAAtatgaagccttgatagcaggGCTGGAATTGGCTAGGGCCGTGAAAGCGGACAGAGTTAAGATCAGAACCGATTCCCAGCTGGTTGCGAATcatgtcagtgaaagattccaaccaagagaggagaagatggaaCAGTACCTAAGGATAGTCAGGCAGATGATGGGGAAGTTCGAAGCAgtggaggtgatacaaatccccagggagcagaatagtcgagcagaCATTTTGGCTAGGATGGCAGCCGTCGCCGACCCAAAAATGTCAAAGTCGGTCCCCCTAGAAGTGAAGTCTCGCCCGAGTATCGAGCAAAATTTGGGGGTGTTgcggatagaacaaaaaagcTCGTGGAGGGACCCGATAGTTTCATACCTTAGAGACGGGGTCTTACCACCAGATAAGCTACGGGCTCGGAAGATTAGAGCTCAGGCCTCGAGATACACGATGATCGATGGGGTACTGTATCGACGAGGATATACATTACCGTTCCTTCGGTGTTTGGACGATGACGACGCGGATTACGTGCTGAGGGAAGTgcatgaaggaatttgcggaaatcattctggcgggaggtccctggcccacaaggttctaaggcagggatatttctggccgacgatgcaccaggatgcgcaAAGGAAGACCAGGAGCTGTGCAagctgccagagttttgcaaatttctctaaccaaccaccagagaagctcacctccatggcctccccttggccattcgctcaatggggaattgatctgatcggcccattgccaaagggacgaggagcagcaacaCATGCGATAGTCgctatagattacttcacgaagtggatagaggtagaagcccttagcaggatcacagagaagaaaacaacagacttcgtgtggagaaacctggtctgtcgatacgggatcccatatgccttggtaacggataatggcaggcagttcgataatcacagcttcagggatttctgccagaacctcgggatagagctgaagtattgctcgcctgctcaccctcaatcgaatggacaagtagaagcagccaacaagacaGTCAAGAGGCTTCTGAAAACCAGGCTCGGAGCAAAAAAGGGTGCGTGGGTTGACGAGCTGTCAGGTGtgctatgggcatacagaacaacccacaaaaccgcAACGGGGGAGACACCGTTCGCTTTGGCTTTCGGACATGAAGCGGTCGTGCCGGCTGAGGTAGGAACGACCACACACCGGACAGATCATTTCAATGAACAGGAgaacgacgagcagatatgcttgaatcttgatctgctAATGGAGAGGAGGGAACAAGCAGCCGAGCGATCAGTCACTTACCAACAGAGGGTTGCTCGGtattataaccagaaggtgaacatacggcaattcagggtcggagactgggtactgagaagagtgaatcagagcaccaaagattcgactcaaggagtgctgggaccgaattgggaagggccgtatagagtcaagcagatagcggggcccggagcttacaagctggttcGCGCAGACGGCCACGAAgtgaaacgcccatggaacgcagcacacctccgaaaatacttccagtaagacttgctcacattttaaagcaatttctGCTCATGCTgtctatcttttatttttatgttttatgtccgAACAATTTCATGTAAGTCAAATCCTGCCATTAATGTAACGTCGACGAATTTTATTCGCTTGAAACCGAAaaaaatcctgaggcatgcaaaggctcgccaagtctcagagcctgtcttatggcgagacaggagccaagcatgccaggatctgctcggccacgagaaggcagcagaatccaaatcgtttgaagaaaatcctgaggcatgcaaaggctcgccaagtctcagagcctgtcttatggcgagacagaagccacgcatgccaggatctgctcggccacgagaaggcagcagaatccaaatcgtttgaagaaaatcctgaggcaggcaaaggctcgccaagtctcagagcctgtcttatggcgagacaggagccaagcatgccaggatctgctcggccacgagaaggcagcagaatccaaatcgtttgaagaaaatcctgaggcatgcaaaggctcgccaagtctcagagcctgtcttatggcgagacagaagccaagcatgccaggatctgctcggccacgagaaggcagcagaatccaaatcgtttgaagaaaatcctaaggcatgcaaaggctcgccaagtctcagagcctgtcttatggcgagacagaagccaagcatgccaggatctgctcggccacgagaaggcagcagagtccaaatcgtttgaagaaaacccaaggcacgcaaaggctcaccaagtctcaaagcctgtcttatggcgagacagaagccaagcgtgtcaggatctgctcggccacgagaaggcagcagaatcccaatcctcgaaaaacccaaggcacgcaaaggctcaccgagtctcaaagcctgtcttatggcgagacagaagccaagcatggcgggatctgctcgaccgcgtaaaggcgagcagaatcccgaACATCggaaaattttctaaggcatgtgGCGAAATCATATACCAAGCCATAGCCGGCTCGACCAGACGAGGACGAGCAGGCTCTCGTAATTACCACACAAGAGAGTAATCAAAAacatttctattaatttgttaataattaacaaagcaGATAATCTTCACAAACATTGTTCATTACAATACAAGAAACATATCAGGAAGGTCGTGGATCAGTAAGCCCAGCAGCGTCGGTTGGCTGGACCTCCTCAGGTGCAGGAGGAGTATCACCCGTCGCATCCAGAGGGGCGCTCGCCTCGCCAACATCAGCAGGGACtgcacgaggaggagagtCTCCCTCCTCAATCACGATCGGCTCTACCCCTTCGGCATCTTCCTTGGCCGCCTCCTCGTCCATATGTTGAGCAacaccagctgcaaggtcatccatcttcagatcagggtgttgcttcccgaggacggccatgatacaacgataggaatgccgaagtccctggtcgtactggttgtcggcctccctctccaagttctcTATATGAGCTCGGTGGGAATCGCGGagagattcgagctgagcctcATACATAGCCCTCTGCCCTTGGAGATCCTCCTTAACCTTGGTCAGCTCCTCCTCGAGGgtaatggcttttgcttgagcaaggGACTCTTGCTCTATCAGCTTGAGGTTCTCAACGTTTAGCTCCCCCGCTTTTTTCTCGGCAACGTCAGCTCTGGTCGTCGCCGATTGAAtgtcctccttcatcttcctgtCGTAACGGCCAACCTTGGCCTTATAGTAGGTGGCCATGCAGCCGAGATGGAAAGCACTATACTGCATGGCTCCCACCAGCTCGCCCAGGGTACAACCGTCAAAGCCCTCCAGGTCCTTCTTGCTCACGAGTTTAGACAACTCATTGAGATAGGGAACCAAGTGTTCTGGTCGGCTGTCGGGTAAGCGAGACCGAGGCACAACAGGTGGAGAAGAGGAAGCAGGATCAGTGGCTGCTCTACTGGATTCCCCGACTTTAGCAGAGGCAGGAGGGAGAGCCTGCAAGGGAGGAACCTGCTGCACGATGTTCTTTCGCTTCGCAGCGGGAGCATCTTTGTCCTGGTCCCTATCGGTTGTTGGAGGCCGAGAGCGTTTCCTGGTCAGAGCTCCAATCACTGCGTCCTCCATCTTATGGCCAGGAAGTATCAACCGAGACTCGAGGAAGTTGTATGTAGATAGCAGTTCTCGGCTCGAGCAGGAATTGGCCAATACAGCCTCGACCCGTTTAAGCTGACCAGGTCGGAGCGGGAAGTGAACACCCCAGGAAACTGCAGCACAAACGGACACTTGGTTAGAGACAAACCAATACAGCAGGAACAATTATGGATACAAGACATCTAAAgcgagcaggcaacctgggaccGTGAAACGGGGTGGGACGCGACAATCCTTCCCGTCTATTTGTGCAACTTGACCCCAGggacccccagcaaaaaagaatttcctcttccaagtcccaccaccaccagttggAAGATCAGTTATGGGTTTCCTGCTCTTGGTACCAGATTGGAAGTAGTACCAGCCGGCATCTTTAGGGCTGCTCTTCAGCTGGTACAGgtgcttcacctcatcaaccgtgggctcgctttggcaacatctgtcccacaatatgaacagaccagagagcACTCTCCACCCGTTGGGGTTCAGCTGACCAGGAGCCAGATTTAGCCCGTTAAGTATCCGGGCAAAGTAAGGCTGCAAGGGACACCTCAGCCCATACTTAAAGCTCTCCAGATACAGGGTAACGTATCCCCTGGGAGGCCGGCTAGGTGTATCCTTCTTTCCTGGGATCTTAAGAGGTATCTCACCAGGAATACTATACCTAAGTCGGAGGTCATTGAGCTCGTCAAACGTGGTCGTACACGACATGTAATCAATGGCATAATCACGCGACAAGGCTCTACCTCCTACTGTACCCCGTTCTTCTGGTCGTGATGCTCCTGATGGGGACGCCTCACCAGAATCATCCCCTTGACCCTCACTCAAGGTGTTCTCCGATCCAGAAGATCCTTCTTCATCGCTACTGTCGCTCGAGGAGGTTGTTTGGGGAGACATCCTCCTAGCGCTAGTACCAACACTAGACCTAATGGGCTCTAAGGGGATCCCGGgatcaaaagcaaaatcagCGGGCAGACTAGGCAAAAAACCTAGTTCGTCGTCACCAACCTCAACGACCTTCTCCTTACCCTTCGACATATCCTAAGTTCTAACCAAAACACCACCGCCAACTACAACCTCAAGCAAAGCagagagaaaggaaattaCCTACAACTAACCAATAccgaaaaaaatagaagaaatacctGAAGCAGGGACTCGGTCAGAGAGAGACAGGGATGACAGCTTTGGCGCCGAGGTTCATTCGCCGGAGAGACAAGAATGGAGAAAATGACGAGTTCgtgtttgaagattttgggTTTCCTTACTGAGAAGCAAACTCTTGGGCTGCCAGCATTTAATGACGCATATTCCGAGAATCCCGTAACCGTcgatttgaaattcaaatggagggggggatttctgccacgtcacctcgtccgcaattaaatgcgacatgactcctggcagccttttccaaacccacgcgagcgagtactatcgagtttctactgctggtccactacattacccaacaccagaaactgggggaccggtgtttgggagggatactgtttgggacaaatgcgtcgaagggaccaggaatgacgagcagacatctgatggcggagttctgcgaaccggtgtgttccgttaaagcctggcgcgtggaagaacaggagcagaaacatcctgctcgtccacgatgttgccgtccgcgaggccaattcctataaaaggcatgaggccattccggctagagatcgagaggcgaggagacccggtcgacggcagttggcaagacgtgctctccagcacgagaatctaggcacaacagccacgctttccccagaaccgcgacgtaacacgcaagatctcacagagccatgacagccacactttccccagaaccgtggcgtaacacgcaaggtctcacagagccgtggcagccacgctttcccctgaaccgtggcgtaacacgctagatcccatgttttgcccataacgcagcagttggagtcccataccgtctcgaaaagagcggaagactgagattcagaggaagcctataaaaaggtagccaacgaaggtaaaagggttggcattcttgagaaaaggggagaaaaccacaagaaacgccataagacctgtggcaagcttttcccgaaccttcatatctgacttgagcgtcggagggtttgcgccgggaaaacaaccggcgtactctgacttatctgtgtacgcagggacctctggagaagaagcctggcgaggagacctcctggtcgtgacgaagttgatcgagcagagatcctgatcgtagaacgaggagaaccggaatctcgcatcaacacaatgaataataaaaaagaccTAAAAGTATAATATTGAATTGACACATACACATTGTTACACTCACACACACCCTTGATCCATTGTCGATTGAATTAGATCACCACTAGCACCGATCTTGTCCACCCCACCAACCCCTTATAAAGATGCTTATTccatcattttcattcaatttccACCAACTTAGAGTTGCTTTGTTATGGAATACTATTATTTAAACTTACTATCTTTGAAAGTTTTCACTTAAGTATCTGTTGTTAACCAATTTCCTACCATTTCAGTTTCTCATCTggtttattaaattcaaagtCAACTAATTTAAGACCTTTAGGTTTTAGGTagtcttaattaattaagaaaatgcttaaattaaagaatctagttctaaaaaaaattaaaaatataagcttttatttgctttatttttttattttaattttggaacagtcattttctttcatttatttttattatagcaacttattgattattaatgtattacaaatttataaacaaattttaaaataattagaaaaaagaagtcTGTGGAAGGCCAGGCAATGGGCTTGAGCCGTTTAAACTTGGAGGGGCTTATAGAGGGTCTAGACCTAGTTTTACTAACTTGTGCTAAAGTATGTCTCAGTCTATCAATTTGTCATCTCTACTTAATATGTATCCtacaaattaatcaaaatcaatttatttatattaatatattcaaataattaaaccaaaaccaaaactaTTACACTTAATTAAGAactttttttgaaattcttaaGTTCGGATGCTTAAATGCAGAATTTATGCAGATTCGTTATTCAACCATATAGCatactaattaattgaatagAAATATTATAACACTACATGGTGTAAAAGTGAATCCGTACGCCCAAGCACGGTTGAATTTCGTACAAATTCACTTTTACACCATGTAGTGTTATGTATGTATGTTCATTTTCTAGTGAGAATATTgccattaaaatataaaaagcacatatttcaatatattGATGACTCTGTTTCTTGTTTGTTGATGCATTaaactgtattttttttatatttattaatattcttgttttattaaaataaagatgtccttattagaaaattattattaatattattatatatgtttatatatataaacgcACTCAACAAATTCTTCTATAAACTCTAGattattcttaaa contains:
- the LOC107175192 gene encoding uncharacterized protein LOC107175192; translated protein: MSKGKEKVVEVGDDELGFLPSLPADFAFDPGIPLEPIRSSVGTSARRMSPQTTSSSDSSDEEGSSGSENTLSEGQGDDSGEASPSGASRPEERGTVGGRALSRDYAIDYMSCTTTFDELNDLRLRYSIPGEIPLKIPGKKDTPSRPPRGYVTLYLESFKYGLRCPLQPYFARILNGLNLAPGQLNPNGWRVLSVSWGVHFPLRPGQLKRVEAVLANSCSSRELLSTYNFLESRLILPGHKMEDAVIGALTRKRSRPPTTDRDQDKDAPAAKRKNIVQQVPPLQALPPASAKVGESSRAATDPASSSPPVVPRSRLPDSRPEHLVPYLNELSKLVSKKDLEGFDGCTLGELVGAMQYSAFHLGCMATYYKAKVGRYDRKMKEDIQSATTRADVAEKKAGELNVENLKLIEQESLAQAKAITLEEELTKVKEDLQGQRAMYEAQLESLRDSHRAHIENLEREMDDLAAGVAQHMDEEAAKEDAEGVEPIVIEEGDSPPRAVPADVGEASAPLDATGDTPPAPEEVQPTDAAGLTDPRPS